A genomic segment from Micromonospora echinaurantiaca encodes:
- a CDS encoding arsenate reductase/protein-tyrosine-phosphatase family protein, which translates to MPPFTVLHVCMGNICRSPMAERLLALAVRDRLSRRGLDPARADELLHSHSAGTGGWHAGEEMNPPAARQVTTRGGSTEGFAARKLRSDLIDAADLVLTATADQQEYVVALRPDAAERTFVLGEFGRLLAAVDAAALPPAEATGEAVYARGVALVEAAHAARQGASPLPTDDLDDPWGRGDQCFSRVADEIEETVHPLATALLP; encoded by the coding sequence GTGCCCCCGTTCACCGTGCTGCACGTGTGCATGGGCAACATCTGCCGGTCGCCGATGGCCGAGCGGCTGCTCGCCCTCGCCGTCCGGGACCGGCTGTCCCGCCGGGGGCTGGACCCGGCCCGCGCGGACGAGCTGCTGCACAGCCACAGCGCCGGCACCGGCGGCTGGCATGCCGGCGAGGAGATGAACCCGCCGGCGGCTCGCCAGGTCACCACCCGCGGCGGCAGCACCGAGGGGTTCGCCGCCCGCAAGCTCCGCTCGGACCTCATCGACGCGGCCGACCTGGTCCTCACCGCCACCGCCGACCAGCAGGAGTACGTGGTGGCGCTGCGCCCGGACGCCGCCGAACGCACCTTCGTGCTCGGCGAGTTCGGCCGGCTGCTGGCCGCGGTGGACGCCGCCGCGCTGCCCCCGGCCGAGGCCACCGGCGAGGCGGTGTACGCCCGCGGGGTGGCGCTGGTCGAGGCCGCTCACGCCGCCCGCCAGGGGGCCAGCCCGCTGCCCACCGACGATCTCGACGACCCGTGGGGTCGGGGCGACCAGTGCTTCAGCCGGGTCGCCGACGAGATCGAGGAAACCGTGCACCCCCTCGCCACCGCCCTCCTCCCCTGA